A single Bacillus mesophilus DNA region contains:
- a CDS encoding Gfo/Idh/MocA family protein produces MINWGILSTANIAQKAVIPAIKNAKNANVYGMGSSNNKVQEVAKNLEIPNVYTSYDELLDDPNIHAVYVPLPNTLHKEWVIKAASKGKHVLCEKPAALTSQDVQEMVDACEKHNVLFMEAFMYQFQPQHARVKEIIASGVIGEVKHFQSTFTFKLNLEDSNNIRLNAELGGGSVWDVGCYCIHAARLILGQEPKEVYVKGNVHPTYQVDISATGILTFEDGVSASIYSGFEQPMNDTYEVEGTKGRISVPMAYRPDRRDDGLGEIIVTTENGESRSETFSGNQYVLMIEHFSNSILENKQPSYTGQQTINNIKTIEACYESIKAGALVKL; encoded by the coding sequence ATGATTAATTGGGGTATTTTAAGCACGGCAAATATTGCCCAAAAGGCAGTGATACCAGCTATAAAGAATGCAAAAAATGCAAATGTATATGGAATGGGAAGTAGTAATAACAAGGTTCAAGAAGTAGCAAAAAATTTAGAAATACCAAATGTTTATACAAGCTATGATGAACTGTTAGATGATCCTAATATCCATGCCGTGTATGTTCCATTACCTAATACTCTACATAAAGAATGGGTCATCAAAGCAGCGAGTAAGGGGAAGCACGTTCTTTGTGAAAAACCTGCTGCCTTAACAAGTCAGGATGTTCAAGAAATGGTGGATGCATGTGAGAAGCATAATGTTCTGTTCATGGAAGCCTTTATGTATCAATTTCAACCGCAGCATGCAAGAGTGAAAGAGATCATTGCAAGTGGTGTAATTGGTGAGGTGAAGCACTTTCAATCAACCTTTACGTTTAAATTAAATCTTGAGGATAGCAATAATATTAGGCTGAATGCAGAGCTTGGTGGAGGAAGTGTATGGGATGTGGGCTGTTATTGTATCCACGCTGCTAGACTTATCCTTGGTCAGGAGCCCAAAGAGGTATATGTAAAAGGCAATGTTCATCCTACCTATCAAGTTGATATCAGTGCAACTGGTATTTTAACGTTTGAAGATGGTGTTTCAGCAAGTATTTATTCCGGCTTTGAACAGCCGATGAATGATACGTATGAAGTAGAGGGAACAAAAGGAAGAATATCTGTACCTATGGCGTACAGACCAGATCGCCGTGACGATGGGTTGGGAGAAATCATTGTAACGACGGAGAATGGTGAAAGTAGAAGCGAAACTTTCAGTGGAAATCAGTATGTACTAATGATCGAGCATTTTTCAAATTCTATTTTAGAAAATAAACAGCCTTCTTATACAGGACAGCAGACGATTAACAATATCAAAACAATTGAAGCCTGTTATGAGTCGATTAAAGCTGGAGCTCTAGTAAAATTATAG
- a CDS encoding ABC transporter substrate-binding protein: protein MLDAPGPWGTGPFILSDGFSSINNVQAIINEVPFSSTWITTEEIRTPYVTLDANPYYWNKQRGPRLDRVVFRNDISPQEALNLCMSTEGQVDLVNGVAPKDAEKVRTSRFANLVNVHGNKAFVGLFNRYRQDVNYNDQKVRLAFNLGVDRARFIQEGFYGYASEVPALTPPWALDFPEDLQPRAYQPSEARRLLREVGWPEGKAFTIATMKEFEQPALVLAEQLRESLQISVNVTVFSLYDEVKLKRMIAEKRLTPSWDLYLGSTSALFLETTPAFFHREFFGMDGALRTGPVIPEFEALLKKLSSQVNRQDLLEVSKEIDRYVYKEALGLFLCSPQDLYAVNKQVLFRPYRTSLEFAETEVSPAHWSRR from the coding sequence GTGCTTGATGCACCAGGTCCGTGGGGCACGGGTCCATTTATACTTTCAGACGGTTTTTCTTCTATTAATAATGTTCAGGCTATTATAAATGAAGTGCCTTTTTCATCTACTTGGATCACTACCGAAGAGATACGAACCCCTTATGTTACGTTAGATGCTAATCCTTATTATTGGAATAAACAAAGAGGCCCTAGGTTGGACCGGGTGGTGTTTCGTAATGACATATCACCACAAGAGGCATTAAATCTTTGCATGTCTACTGAAGGTCAGGTTGATCTTGTAAATGGAGTGGCCCCGAAAGATGCAGAAAAGGTTCGTACTTCAAGGTTTGCTAATTTAGTAAATGTACATGGGAATAAAGCTTTTGTGGGTTTGTTTAATCGCTATCGTCAGGATGTTAATTACAACGACCAAAAGGTAAGGTTAGCTTTTAACCTGGGTGTTGATCGAGCTCGATTTATTCAGGAAGGGTTCTATGGGTATGCAAGTGAGGTGCCGGCTTTGACACCTCCATGGGCGTTAGACTTTCCAGAGGATTTGCAGCCAAGGGCATATCAGCCAAGTGAAGCACGTCGTTTATTAAGAGAAGTTGGGTGGCCAGAAGGTAAAGCCTTTACGATTGCGACGATGAAGGAATTTGAACAACCAGCCCTTGTATTGGCGGAACAACTACGAGAGTCACTGCAAATCAGTGTGAATGTAACTGTTTTTTCACTCTATGATGAAGTGAAGCTGAAGAGGATGATTGCGGAGAAACGTCTTACACCAAGTTGGGACTTGTATCTTGGAAGCACATCAGCACTATTTTTAGAAACAACTCCAGCATTCTTTCACCGTGAGTTCTTTGGTATGGATGGTGCTTTACGAACAGGGCCTGTTATCCCAGAGTTTGAAGCCTTACTTAAGAAACTTTCGTCTCAGGTAAATAGACAGGATTTATTAGAGGTGTCGAAAGAGATCGACCGATACGTGTATAAGGAAGCATTAGGTTTATTTCTTTGTAGTCCACAGGATTTGTATGCTGTGAATAAGCAGGTATTATTCAGACCATATCGTACATCACTTGAATTTGCTGAGACGGAAGTTAGTCCTGCACATTGGTCGAGGAGATAG
- a CDS encoding ABC transporter substrate-binding protein has translation MRGNGMIYAVDPTPLNWLYVLFNTMEETVRADRVGRIVPSLATNWKWVDSITLELKLREGVIFHNGQPFSVNDVQENFSQIGPWIAPHPPGTWLNLPKGRQLQIIDEYTVRILFPKTDGLALGKLRGYHFANKLFWQKLGFGYKTLGTAEGHW, from the coding sequence ATGAGGGGTAATGGGATGATTTATGCTGTAGATCCGACGCCGTTAAATTGGCTTTATGTTCTCTTTAATACAATGGAGGAAACGGTACGTGCAGATCGTGTTGGTCGAATTGTTCCTTCACTTGCTACTAATTGGAAGTGGGTAGATTCAATAACTCTTGAACTGAAGCTAAGAGAAGGTGTGATTTTTCATAATGGTCAGCCTTTTTCTGTAAATGATGTACAAGAAAACTTTTCGCAGATTGGGCCATGGATTGCACCACATCCGCCAGGCACTTGGTTGAATTTACCGAAGGGTAGGCAGCTTCAAATAATCGATGAGTATACGGTGAGAATTCTCTTTCCTAAAACCGATGGGTTAGCTCTGGGAAAGTTACGTGGGTATCATTTTGCGAATAAGCTATTTTGGCAAAAGCTTGGTTTTGGTTATAAAACACTTGGAACTGCTGAGGGACATTGGTGA